The sequence CGATGATTGCGTAGCCGGAAACGGACGCGAAGCTTGCCTCCGGAAATTGCCTCGCCCGCTCGGCGCCGGCGTGGAGCTTCGGAGGGGCGCTTTCGGCGAGGGGTGCGAGCTGAGCGATGCGCATGAGAGCCGCTATACCGCTGAGCGAAGGATCAGCACGATGGCTGCGGACAGAAGGTTCGAAATCGCAAGCAACGTCCAGCCCGGCCTCGCGCTTGCCCCCGCCAGGCGCCACGCAAGGCTCTCAATGAGCCTCAACAATCGTCATCGGAAAGCCGCTCGAGATAGGCGAGCCCGAAGCCTGCAAGGTCCTGGGCATCACCGTTACTCTCACGCGCTTCCCGCCTCCCTTGCAGATGACGCTCGAGGAGACAGCGACGGCCATCCGCAGCATCGACATCGCGATGCCGGGCGCGGTACACGCACCATGCGGTATCAACCGCTGTTCGTAGCGGGCCGTCGTCGACCATGTTCCCAGCTCCGAGGTGGAGATGTTCATGGAACGCCAACTCGTCACGGCGGCGGAAGTTTCCAGTATTTCCCGAAAGTCTAATTCTCACCGTAAGGCGAGCGCAGTCAGCACGCGCTCCCTTGGTGCGTGCAAATCAGCAGCGCACAGCCATCTCCGCCGCGAGCAGCAATGCGGCGCGGCTGGCGCCGATCGAGGCGATGCCTTGTCCCGCAATGTCGTAAGCGGTGCCGTGCGCGGGCGTGCAGATCGGGAAAGGAAAGCCCCCGAGCAGGGTCACGCCGCGATCGAACCCCATCAGCTTCATCGCGATCTGGCCCTGGTCGTGATACATCGTCAGCACCGCATCGAAGGCGCCGCCCTTGGCGCGCAGGAATACGGTGTCGGCCGGAAACGGCCCCTCGGCGGCAATGCCCTCCGCCTGCCCGGCCGCGACCACGGGCGCAATCACGTCGATCTCCTCGCGGCCAAAATTGCCCCCGTCCCCGGCATGCGGGTTGAGACCGGCGACCGCAATGCGTGGCCGGGCGAAGCCAGCGTTGCGCATGCAGGCATCGGTCAGCCTGAGCGCCCGATGGATGCGTTCGCTGGACAGGTTCGCGGCGACGTCCCTCAGCGGGATGTGGGAGGTGACGCGCGCGTTCCAGAGCCGGTCG is a genomic window of Bradyrhizobium sp. CB1717 containing:
- a CDS encoding 4-hydroxythreonine-4-phosphate dehydrogenase PdxA; the protein is MTAKPLVALAMGDPAGISPELTAKLVAQDEIRARCRLVVIGDRRIFDEGARVASVKPELTMTEKGTDLRAAQGDALFVDLRHLDPKDVEPKTATLAGGKFALTNYRHALELGRDGRVDAVCFTPFNKQAMRLARAEYDDEIAFSAEVVGLKTPASEFNVLDRLWNARVTSHIPLRDVAANLSSERIHRALRLTDACMRNAGFARPRIAVAGLNPHAGDGGNFGREEIDVIAPVVAAGQAEGIAAEGPFPADTVFLRAKGGAFDAVLTMYHDQGQIAMKLMGFDRGVTLLGGFPFPICTPAHGTAYDIAGQGIASIGASRAALLLAAEMAVRC